From Treponema sp. OMZ 787:
TTTAAAAAAAAGTTTGGCATATCTGCACGGAAAGCGTGTTTTAATTACCGGAGCCGGAGGTTCTATCGGGAGCGAACTCTGCCGTCAGCTTTTATCCGGCGGAGCGGAACGCCTCTATCTTTTCGGGCACGGAGAAAATTCCATCTATCAAATTTATAAGGAACTTAAAATATTGCAGGCCGGCGGAGTGGGAGACAAGGCGACTATTGTTCCTGTAATCGGGGAATTAAAAGACCGCGAGTATATGCGCTACATCATCAAGCAATTAAAATGCGATGCAGTTTTTCATACGGCGGCCTATAAGCATGTTCCGCTGATGGAGGAAAATCCTATTGCCGTTATCGAGAACAATGTTTTCGGAACGAAGAATCTTTTGGATGCCTGTATCGAATTCGGCGTAAAGCGCTTTGTTTTAATTTCGACGGATAAGGCTGTTGAGCCTGTTTCGGTTTACGGCGTTTCAAAACTATTAAGCGAAAAATTGGTATTGCAGGCTGCCGAAACCGTAAAAGAAAAAAAAGATTCGGCCTATATGTTTGTACGTTTTGGAAATGTTTTAGGTTCAAGAGGTTCCATCTTTCCTTTATTTGTGGAGCAGATACAAAACGGCGGCCCCGTTACAGTAACCGATAAAAAGATGATAAGATTTTTTATGACAATTCCCGAAGCTTGTTCCTTGGTACTGCAGACCGGCGGTGTCGGCAAATCCGGCGAGTCCTATCTTCTTGATATGGGAGAGCCTGTAAATATTTATGAGACGGCAAAGCAGTTAATAAGCTATATGGGCTTTGAACCTGAAAAAGATATTAAGATAGAAATAATCGGCCCCAGAGAAGGGGAACGTTTGGAAGAACCTCTTTGGTCTTCAACCGAATATCTTGAAAAAACCGATTACGAAAAAATTATGTGTCTCCGAGATAAAAAAGAATTCGATTCTAAAATATTAAACGAAATTTTAAAGACTCTCTATCCATTTTGTTTTTACACTGAAGAACATAAAGATATTTTTCGCAATAAAGAAAAAATGCGCAAGTTTTTAGAGGAAAAAGATTTATTAACTCATATTAGCAAGTAAGGAGAATGATAAATTTGTTTTTTATCTATGATATAATTAAAATAAGATTTCTAAAATGGATTAAAAATATTTCCATGAAGCAATTAATAATCAGTGCTATAATATTTGTTCTTGCTTTGGTATTTGTTATAATAGCCCTGAATATATCAAAACAAAATGATGAAATATCCGGTTTTATTTCTGAAGAAAAAATGCAGGCTGATTATGAATATTTTTGGGATTTTATTTATAACGGCTATCCTTTTACTGAAGTATGTGAACGCAAAGGTGTAGATTTAAAAAAAATACAACAGGCAGGATATAAATATTTGTCTGATCCTATGATGCAATACGGATACTACTTTTTTTATAAAGACTTATGCAGAAAAATTACAGGGAATAGATATCTGGGGCATCTTTATCCTTCCGATTATTTTGATTATAAGAAAATTTTTAAATGGAATACGCTTCACTTGATTAAGCCGCATGATTTGATAGATGACTTTTATTTTTATGTACATCAAGCAGAAGTTATTAGCGATAAAAATATAGGTAATTTTAAAAATAGAACGTCTCCATTAATAGGAACACGTGTATATTCAAAGCCGTTTATACAGATTATCGAGAAGGACCATATTGCATATATAGAAATCAGATCTTTTCTGACAACGGAACTAGCAGAAAAGCAAGAATATCTAAAAGCTTTAGAAGACTTTTTTATTGAAACGGCAAATTATAAGCATATAATAATAGATATACAAAATAACGGAGGCGGATATATTGAAAATTATGAAGCAATAATATCTCCGCATATAAAAAAAGATATGAATATAGTTTCTTACGGCCTTTATAGCGAAAATAAATATACGGATACTTATTTGGATATGTTTTTTAAAAATTATAAAGCAGAAAAAATAAATCGGAAAGAAGTTTCTTATATAGAAAATTGCGGCACTGTAAAAAATTATAAGGCCTATAGATTGGAGGAGATAATTGCAGCTCGTCCTATTATGGGATATGAACCCTGTGAAGATAAAAAATTTTGGCTTCTTGTAGACAGCGGCGTATATTCGGAAGCCGATCGGTTTACTTATGTGTGCAAAGCAACAGATTTTGCTACTGTTGTCGGGACGAATACGGGCGGAGCCGGAGCAAATGGTAAATCTCCTGCTTACATTGTTCTTCCCAACAGCGGTTTATTAATAAATTTTGATTTTATGTACGGCTTAAATGAAGACGGCCGTTGTACAGATGAGTTCGGTACTGCTCCGGATATCTATAATCTTCCCGGCAAAAGTGCTCTTGGAACCTGTTTGGAAACTATAAAAAATTAGGGGAGAGGACAAACTTTTGATGGAGCAAAAGTTTTTCTTCTCCCTTAATATAGCGGTATGGATTATCATTAAGACAAACCTGCGGTTTATTTTTGGGTCAAGCCTAACCGCGAAAAAGTCGTCTTATTGCATAATAATTAAAATTTTAGTATACTTTGCTGTTGATTTTATGCGGCAAAGGACCAAGATATATGCAAGATGTTCAAGCTAAAAAAACGATTCCTTTTTTTACTCCTTCCTTTTCTGATGAAGAAGAACAAGCCCTAATGAGGGTGCTCCGTTCAGGATGGCTTACTACGGGAAAGGAAACCCTTGAGTTTGAAAAAGAATTTGCAGCCTTTACCGGAAGTAAGGCCGCTCTTGCAGTCAACTCTGCTTCAAACGGACTTATGCTTGCAATGGATGCCTGCGGTATAAAGAGCGGAACTAAAATCTTGACAAGTCCTTATACCTTTATTTCGACGGCAACCTCAGCTCTGCACTTAGGCGGCGATGTGGTTTATGCCGATATAGAAAAAGATTCTTATAGTATCGATCCTGAAAAAATTGAAGATATATTAAAAAAAGATAAGAGTGTTAAAGCTATTGTTCCTATTCATATTGCGGGAAATGTTTGCAATATGAGGGCTATAAATGATCTTGCAAAAAAATATTCCGTTGCCGTGATAGAAGATGCGGCTCATGCTTTTCCTTCAAAGACTAACGAAGGCTATGCCGGGACTCTCGGTACCTGCGGCGTTTTTTCTTTTTATGCAACAAAGACAATTACGGCCGGCGAGGGCGGAATGATTTGTACCAACGATGAAAAAATTGCAGAGCGTATAAGGCTCATGCGTTCTCACGGTATAAACCGCACCATATGGGACAGATACACCGATACAAAGGCCTCATGGAAGTACGATGTTACGGCTGAGGGCTGGAAGTGTAACCTGCCGGATATTCTTTCTGCAATAGGAAGGGCTCAGCTTAAAAAGGCTCAAAGTTTTTTTGAACAGCGTAAAAAAATTGCCGAAAAATATAATGCTGCATTTGCAGGGAACGATTCTTTTATTCTTCCACCCGATGGAGAAGGCAATGCATGGCATCTTTATATTTTAAGGTTGAACCTTGACGCTTTAAAAATAGGCAGAGACGAGTTCGGTCAAGCCTTACAAGAAAGGGGGTTGGGTATTTCGGTGCATTTTATACCTCATTTTGAAATGTCTTATATAAAAGAAAGATACGGTTTAGATAGTTCCGATTTTCCGGAATCGAATAAAAAATATTTGCAAAGTTTAAGTTTGCCCTTCTATCCTTCTATGAGTGAAGAAGATTCCGATTATGTTATTGAAACAATAATTAAACTTGCAAAATTAAATAGGCGTTAATTTTATGGATAAAATTTTTGTTTCCGATTTGGAATTTGAAAATCAAGAATGGGCTTGTCTTATACGCTCTTCCGATGCAGATGGTAAAATTTTAGAGATAGAAATTCCCGATTTACCTGAAGGTTTTTCTTTTTTTTCTGCAAAGGATATTGCGGGAAAAAATTCAATCAGCTTTTTAAAAACTGAAATGCCTGTTTTTGCCGATGAAAAAATAGATTATGCAGGACAGGCTGTTGGAATTTTAACCGGCCCAGATAAAAAAAAGCTGTTTGAGCTTTCAAATCTTTTTCAAATCAAAACTCAGGGCCTTTCACGTCCCAAAGCCCAATTTACCTTTGAGGAAGAAGAAAAAAATTATTTTGATTATCCTATAGTTTCTAGGGAAAGTTTAAGTTCGGGAAATGCGGAAGAAATTTTTGAAAAAAGTTCACAAGTGGTTTATTCTACTTTTTCTTTTAAACAAAAATATCACTATCATGCTGAAACTGCCTGCGTCAAAACAAATTGGGTTGATGACAGACTCGAAGTGCATCTTGCAACTCAATGGCCTTATCAGGTTTTAACTTCAGTTTGTAATGTTTTAAATTTGCCTAAAGAAAAAGTAAACATAATTTCACATGCAGAAGCAGAATCTCTCGATGGAAGAATTTGGTTTCCTGCTTTACTTGCTGCACAAGTTTCCGTAGCATCCTTTTTAACAAAGAAAAATATAGTGATTGAATTTTCACGCCAAGAAGATTTTCTATACACGGCGAAGACTCCTGTCGTTATGATTCAGCATAAAACTTCCGTTTCCGAATTGGGAAAAATTACAGCTATGGATGTTTCGATAATTGTGGATGCCGGTTCATTCAACCCTTTTATAACACAAATGCTTAAGCAGATGGTTGTAACTGCGGCCGGTATTTATCATGTGCCTGTTTATATGATTAGTGCCGTTGCAATAAAAACCGAAAAAGGTTTGACGGGATTATTTTCAGGCTGGGGAGATTCTTATGTAATAGCTGCATTGGAAAAGCATATTACCGAGATAGTAAATCAGCTTGATTTATGCCCGATTCAATTTAGGCTGCAAAATAATTTAAAGATTGGACAAAAAACAATTACCGGAATCAAAAAAGAAGAAAATTTTGTTTTTGAAAATATTTTAAAAGCTGTTTGCAATACAAGCGATTTTTATAGAAAATTTTATGCCTATAGATTGATGAATAAAAGCCGCAAGAATCGTTATGACGGAAACTGGAGGGGTATTGGGATTGCCGTCGGTTGTCAATACAACGGTTTACACATTCTTGTAAAATCGGGAATGAGTTATAGTGCAGAAATAACTTTGACAAAAGACGATAAGGTATTGGTTAAGGCTGAACCTACATCAGATGGTTTAAAGCGTATTTTAAAAAAACAAATTGCAAAAGAGCTTGAAGTTGAAGATAATCAGATTGTTTTTTTAGGAGCTTCAACCGATGATATGAGTCCTACCGGAGCTGCAACTGCTTCGTGCGGCATAAGCATCCTGCCTGACCTTATTGCAAAATGCTGTACGGGAATAAAGAATCAAAGGTTTCGAAAACCCCTACCTATTACCGTAAGCAGAACCTACAAGCTATCCCGCTCTAAAGATTGGGATAACGAAACATTAACAGGACATCCTTTTATTTCCGAAACTCCCGGTGCCTGTGTTATAGAACTTGAACTTGATCCGAGTACCTATCAAATTAATGTAAGAGGTATTTGGTTTGCTTGTGATCCGGGAAAAATATATTCTAAAAAAATGGTTCATAGAAATATTCATAAGACAATTGCAAATGCGGTTTCAAATATTTCTGTAGAAAATATTCGGGAAAATAATTTGCTTCCCTCCAACTATAAAATCATTACGACGGGAGAGATTCCTCCTATACGGGATTTCATTTTGGATAGCGAATTAAAAACCCGCGGACTTGGCGATTTGGCAGAAAGTCTTGTGCCTGCGGCATATATCTCTGCACTAAACCAAATTATGATCAATCATAAGCGGATAGATTTTTTACCTGTTTTTACTGAAGATATTTTTAATGCCGTTACAACAAGTGAGGCTGTAGATGAAGATTAGTTTTAATTTAAATAAAACAGCAGTTCAAATTGATGCTCCTGCAAATGAAAGGCTTTTATCTGTGTTGAGAAGGGAGTTTAATCTTTTAAGTTTAAAAAGCTCATGCTTAAGCGGACAATGCGGTTCTTGTACTGTTTTAATGAACGATAAGCCGGTGCCTGCATGTTTTATTCCTGTTTTTAATGTTGAAGGAAAAAATATAATAACCTTGGAATATTTTAAAACAACCGAAGAGTATAAAATAATTGCAACAGGCTTTGATCAAGCCGGTGTTGAAATGTGCGGCTTTTGCGATGCTGGAAAGATATTTTTTACATATGCAATTTTAAATTCAAATATAGATATTGAGGCTCCTGATGCCGAAGAGATTGTAAGAAAATATTATTCGAGTACAATGTGCCGGTGTACAAGCTTTGAAGATTTATTTTCGGCTATTCAAAAAATAGGCAAAAATCAACGGAGAAAATAGCACTTATGACTGAATTAACAAAAAATAGTATTGTTTATCGCGTTCATCATATGCAGGAAATGCAGACCATTTTAAAAAATATTTCAAATATAAAACCTATTGCAGGTGCAACAGGTTTTTTAAACCATCAGACTGACGAAATCCTCGATTTACCTGAGCATATTTTGGATTTAAATTTTTTACCCGAATTAAAAGTTATTTCAAAAACAGAACGCTACTTTGAATTCGGGGCTGCCGTAACATTAAATGAAATCTTGGATCTGGGTAAAAAAAATATTCCTCCGGCCTTGTATTACTCTATAGAAAAAATTGCAAATAATGCCATACGCTCTCTTGCAACTATAGGAGGAAACATCGCAACGGCAAATCCTCTTGCCGGAACTTTTTTACCTATGCTTGCTCTTGATGCAAAATTGGAAATCAGAACTGCTGAAGATATTGAATGGGTTCCTTTTGCAAGATACATTGATAAGAGTTATGCCGAAAAAAGACAAGAAAAATATATTATAAGCCGAATTAGAATTCCCAACGAAACATGGACAAAGAGTTTTTATACAAGACTCGGAACTCCGGGATATACAGGAAGCGATACGGCTTCATTTTTGTTTTTAATTCTCATTCAAAAAAATATATTATCCGATATGAGACTGTTTTTTGCATCGGATAAACTTATAAGGAATAAGGAATTCGATAACTTACTGTTGGGAAAAGATCTTCCTCTTTCTCAATCTGAGGTTCCGGTAATTATCCAAAAAGCAAAACAAATTTTTACTCCCGAGCAATTTTCTTCGGAGTTTCATCATTCTTGTTTTTATAATTTGCTTGAAGATAATTTGTACAAGTTGACATAAACATTTGTTAAATATTATCCAAGGTATACTGCTCTATTTTATTTCCGGATTTGCAAGCTATTTCGTATAAGCACATATCCATAACAAGGTTTTGAAGCCCCGTACCTAAGGATCTCAGTTCTAAATCCGTTTCCGATAAAAGAGCAATTATTTTTACGCATTGAGTTTCATTCCAAAGTTTTGCAGCTCTTCTGTACTGAGCCAGTGCTGTTTTCCCTGAAAAGCCGAAACGCTTTAAAGCAAAATCATCCAAGTATTCGTTATCCCGATGTATTTTGTGCCAGTCTTGTAAGCGCCTAAAACAATAGCTTAATCCTGCAATAATCTGAACCGGAGAAGAATTTTTTGAAAGTATTATCTTTTGATTTATGGACAAGGCTGTTTCAAGACTTCCCATTGTTAGAGCATTAAAAAGACTGAAAGGCGTTTCTTCTTTATTGTGTGCAAAAAGCTTTTCAATATCTTCCTGCATAAGATGAGCACCTTTTTGAAAGTATAGTACCAAATGAGAGCAGGCTGTTTTTAAAGCATCAGTATTGTTCTCGACTAATTCCAAAAGCTCATCTACAGCTTCATCTTCAATTTCAATGCCTTCTCTAAAAAGAAAAGATCTTATCCATTCTTGTTTTTTGTTTTCAAAAAGTTCCCAAAATATTTTTTGTTGAGTTTTAGGAACTGTATCGCTTATTTTTTTTGCAACTGATGTTTCATCGGAAATCAAAATTAAAAAAGAATCGTTTGAGTTTTCTTTTTTTGAAACTGATTGAATCCAGTCTGTAAGAAGGTCTATGTCTTCTTTCTTTTTGATAAGTTCTGCTGATTTTAATATAAGGAGTTTTGCCGAAGAAAAAAGAGATGCGTTTTGCAGGAGAGATATAATATCTCCCATTCCGGTATCGCCTGCATAGACGGTATGAGTTTCAATATCACCGCATTGCTTTGAAATAGTTTTTAATACTGTGTCGACAGCTGCGTTTCTTTCCCCTATTTCGGGTCCCATAAAAAGCCAAACAGGATTTGCCAATTTTTTTCTCCCTAAAAAATCATATTTACAAAAACAGTATACAATAAATGAAAGGCTTTGTCAGCAGCTCTATTCGATAATTTCAGTGAAGGCGAGAGCTATTGCCTTTGCTACAGCAACTGAAGCCGATCTATGAGCTTCACCTTCGGTAAAGCCTGCACCTCTTTTTCTTATGTTTTTTTTATAAAGGGTTTCTTTTGTGCCGGAATTTTTTATTTCTATTGATGCCTTAAGCCTTACCAAGAATCCTTCGTCTATTTTTGAGACCTCATCATTTTCTATTATTGCATGAATAAAAAAATCGGCTGATGAGGATTCTTCTTTTGTCGATATGGTTTTAAAATTCATCTCCTCCAAAATATTTGATAATTTTTCTTCAGCGGCTGCACTTTTACTATAGGGCTCTTCGATAAAAACCGAAACTGTTCCTTTTTTTTCGGTTTCATTTTTTATTTTATTTTCTGTTTTTTTAAATTCAAAATTTATTACCTGCTTAAAAATAATTTGCTGAAGCTCCTTAATATCTTCTTTGTATTCATCAAAATATTTTGAGCCGAATATTTGTTTGATTTCGGAAATATCCAATTCGATTCTTATACGGCTTGCGGTATCGATTTTTTCGTCATGTAAAATAAAATTTGCAACTCCGTTTTTATCCGTTTCGATTCTTTCAATTATTATCGAGCTGTTATTTTTTACCTTTGACTTGTAACTTACTAATAAGGGAACGGCTTCTTCATCGATTCCTATATTAATGGGTATTAAAAAATCATTTGATGGATTTTCAAGAGCATCTTTTTGCAAATTAAGTTTGATTTTTTTTAAGCTTTCTTTTGTTTTGGAAATATTATTTTTGAATTTTATTTCATGGTTTTCTATTTTTGAGCTCAATGCTGCATGGGCAGTCTTAGCATAATAAAGGGCAGCAGAGTAATATTTTCGGCTCGCAAAAAAATCATCAGCTTTTTTTTCGGGTTCGCTTACCGATAATATTTTTTCTTCTGCAATTTTTATTAAACGGTTTCTTTCTTTGCGGAGCTCTTGTTTATCGTATGCGGCCAAAAGATAAACGGTAACGGTTTCCGTATTTTTTTGAGTATAAAGGTTTTTGATTTTTAATTTTTTTATATTAGCAGCAGAAGACTGCGAGATTTCAGATTTTAAGATCTTTTCAATATTTTCGGCCGAGCCTACGGCTGTTGCTGTAGTTTCGGTTTTTATTGATACGCCTAAGTAGCGTATGATTTCATTTATAAGATTATTTTTTGCATCCATTTCTGCAAGTGTAAAATTTGTATTTGTTCCTGAAGCTGTAAAGTATTCGTAATTTTCATCTCCTTCAGGAACCTTTTCTATCCAAGCCGGAATCTGTTCGTGATTTGTATTTTTATAAGTTGCACAAGAGAATAACGTCAAAACTAAGGTAATTAAAAATATTTTTTTTATTAACTGTGTTTTTTTATGCATATTTTTGTGATAGATAATTTTTAGGCGATAAGCGGAAGAAAGAAAAATTTCTTTCTTCCGTAATTTTAAAAGATTTATAGGCCTTCTGAAAGAGCTTCTTTTACTCTTGCTCTTACAACCTTCTCTTCTTCTGTCTTGGGTTTATCCTCATCAGCTCCGTTGATTGCGTTCTGAATGAGTTTATCCAAGTTTTTTTTGGAGATGCTGTATAATACGACATATGTAAAATCGTCTCCGGTAGGTTTTCCGTCTGCATCAAAATATCTCATCTGAACCCAATAATCGGTTTCTTTTTTAAAGCCTGAAAGTTTTGTAGAAGTTACGGTTTTAACGATATCCTCAAGATAGCCTTCAATCTTATCCTTATCGCCGGCAGCAGCTGCGGCAGCCTTGCTTTCTACCCTTACCTTAACCATTCTGGCCATTTCTGAAGCAACCGAAAAATCTCTTGTCCATAATTCGGCTCCCTCCAAGCTTTTTGATCTGGGTGAATCAAACTTAAAAAGATAAACATCCTTTCCCTTATAGTCATCGGTTTTTTCGATAACGCTCGGCTCTTCTGCGACCCAACCGGGGATAGGCTTATCCCATTTAAGATTTTTGTGGTCGAGCATCTCAGGTTTTTTTACCTTACTCGAAATTGTTCCAAGAGGTTTTAATTTGTTTGCACAGCCGGTTAGAGCTATAACTGCAAATACTGCAAGGAACATAAATTTAATTGCTTTTTTCATATCTTGCCTCCTAAAATAATGCAAATATATTTTTAAAATCAGGCGTAATCTACGCCTAATTTAAAAGCCCGATTTAAATGTTAAGGTCTTACCCCTTAGCATTACCAGTTTTATATTTTCAAAACCCGAAACAGAATCTGCCGTATCATATATGACGGCTTCAAGATCATCGACTGTTCCGAAAAATGAAACGGCATATTTTGTTTGTGCCGGGGATTGATATAATGTTTTTATATCGTTTAAGTTTTCGCTTAAAGCTTTTCTAAAGCGGGACATACTCTTACTGTCAGGCGTTTCATTTATGATAATTTCATATCTTATACCGCGTGAGTATGCTTTGGCCAAAAGGATTTTCGCTTGGTCTATAGCCATGGGGAGAGCTTTGTTTACTGCCGATTGGATTGCATTCGATTGGGCATCATAGCTGCTTACGCGGCTGAAAGTTTTTTGGCTTGTGTACGGAACGGCCCCCAGCAACTCACCTGTAGAAGGATTAAATATTTTTAAGGTGATTTTTGCCGAACCGTAATAGCCGTTTGGTTCATAACCGCCCTCTGTTACAGCATCAATTTCCATATAGACATCTGCATTCAGCTTTTGGGCGATCAACTGAATGGCCGACATTCCTTCATTGCTGCTTTCCTGATATATAATAGCCTGATCTTTTTTTAGTTTTTCAACCTCTTTGGAATCTACTGCCCTGTATCCCTGTTTTAAAAGAAAGGCGTTTGAAGTTTCTACAGCTGCCTTAAGTAAAAATCTGTCGGCATCCGATTCTTCAGAATCAAAAACCATATAGGTCATGTTTTCTATGTAATTATTTAAAAACTGAAGATTTTTTTTGCCTTCTGCCGAAGCCTGAGCTTCTTTTAAAATAAGTTCTGCATCCTTAGTTTTTTGTGAGGCATTCAGACTGTCTTCAGTTTGTCTGTCTCCAAAAACTATGTCATCCATTTTTGTATTTCTTGAATGGCCTTGAGCAAAAATACCTGATGAAGAAAGAGCTGCCGCAACCTCATTCATTTTTACGGGGATAGTAATTTTAACTATATATGTATCTCCGTTTTTTGATTTTTGTAAAACATCCATTTTTTCGTTTACTACATATTCATTAGGATATTCCGTATTGTAAATCTTTTCTTTTATTAGCTCATAATTATATTTTTCCGATTCGGCACCTATTATATCGATAACTCCCTTACGGATAGCGCCAATTTTTGCCTTATTTATTGCCTGCAAAAAAGAAACATCTTCTCCCATTGAGGTGTATTCTCTTGTTTCGCCATACGATGTTAATGCATCTTCAAGACTAACACACGAAAAAAAGAAAAAAGATGCCGATAAAAACAAAAAAAGTAATGTTTTTTTCATTATAAATCTCCTAAAGTTATAATTTAATTGTGAAGCCGATCCCTGCGGTAAATCTTAAGACTCCTTTTACTCCATCAAAAAAAGTTGTTCCAAGTTTTACGCCAATGTCGCCTCCTATTTTAAAATTCTTTGTTATAAGAAAGCTTGTATGCACAAAGGCTTTAAATCCTGCTCCTTCCGGAATCGGAATAGTCTTTTTTAGTCCTGATACAATCATTGTATAATAAAATTCAATGGTAGGCAAGATTTGTAAGCGGTTAATGTATGTGTTTCCTATTTCTGCGCCTCCAAATATTGTTAAGGGTGCTCCCAAAGCAAGAATTTTAGGGCTCCTAGAATCAAATGTGATTTCGGCCCCAAAGCATGGTCTAAATCGGTAAAATCCTCTTGTTCCTGAAACATGAAGACCGAAGGTTGCTCCTGTATCATATAGTCCTTTTTCAATAGAAAAAACACCGATTTCGCCTAAGGCATAAGCTCTGTATTCAAAGGGCCCGTGAGGTACCTCCTTGATAGAATCTCCTAAATTTAACGTTTTTTTAGAATAAAGTATTAAGCCTTCCGAAAAATCGTTTTCAGTTTTGGTAACAACAATTAAGCCTGTTTCTTTTTTCCCATCTTCGTTTAAAACAACATACTCATCTCCAAGTTTCACACCCATTTTTTTTCCAAGCTCGAAATTAACGGTGTTTTTTTCGGTTTTGATTATGCCCGTTTTTATGGTAAAGGCCTTATTTTTTCTTAGCTCAAGATCAAGTTGATTCGATAAGGCTGCAAGCGCTGAAGTGCAAGCCTTGTCATAGGAGCTCTCTGTCGAAATTATTTCTATATCAAATTGTTCGTTTATGTCTTCCTTTAAAGAATATACATTGAATTGCAAATTAAGTTTTACCCTATATCCTTCTATTTCTCCAAAAAGTATATGATTAAATGTTCCTTGTTGAATTGAATAATCTTTGATTATAGGGGTTACTACATAATAGGAATTGACCGTTTTTTTCCAATCCTCTTTTGTAAAGGCTTCAAGGCCCATCAAAACAGCTTCAGGAAGAGGTGTGTCGCTTTCCCGTGCTTGTTTTATAATTTCGTTAAAAGTGTCTACATCCTTTGAAGCTAATCTGTATTCTAAACCTATTATATTAAACCTTTCAATGTTAAAAAAAACATTCATAATCGAATCATCAATCATATCGATTAACTCGTTTGGAATATACCAACCGTAATAGGAGGTTGTAAATACGGCTATATCCTTTTTTTCGCTTACTTTTTGTGCGTAAAAATGACTTGAGAAAAAAAATATTATAAAAACAGCCAAAATAAGTTTTTTTTGCATTTTATCGGAATTCTTTGCCTTTCTCCTAGGCTTATGAGCAGTATATACCATTTATTAGGTGTTTTCAAGTAAAGCGGTTGTTTCTTTCTGTTCAAATACGGCTCTGATGCGTAAGCCGTGATAGTTTATATGTACATCTTGATTAAAATAAAAAAAACTGATATAGTTATACTGAAATATTTAGGAGGACTTTATGTCAGAAAAATATGATTTGGTTATAATTGGAGGCGGTCCCGGCGGTATGGCCGCAGGAATTTATGCAGCCCGTTCAAAGTTAAAGACGGTTATTCTTGAAGAAAAACCCAATCAAGGCGGACAGTGCTATATCACTGAAGAAATCGAAAACTATCCCGGTTTCCCTGAATCTTCAGGACCTGCTCTGA
This genomic window contains:
- the holA gene encoding DNA polymerase III subunit delta; translation: MANPVWLFMGPEIGERNAAVDTVLKTISKQCGDIETHTVYAGDTGMGDIISLLQNASLFSSAKLLILKSAELIKKKEDIDLLTDWIQSVSKKENSNDSFLILISDETSVAKKISDTVPKTQQKIFWELFENKKQEWIRSFLFREGIEIEDEAVDELLELVENNTDALKTACSHLVLYFQKGAHLMQEDIEKLFAHNKEETPFSLFNALTMGSLETALSINQKIILSKNSSPVQIIAGLSYCFRRLQDWHKIHRDNEYLDDFALKRFGFSGKTALAQYRRAAKLWNETQCVKIIALLSETDLELRSLGTGLQNLVMDMCLYEIACKSGNKIEQYTLDNI